The Abyssisolibacter fermentans sequence TCTCTATAGTAGCAGGTATATCTATGTCATACATCCCACTTATACTCAGCTCAACAGGCTTTTTGTCTGATCTGATTTTTTCTATAAAATCTATATAATATGAAGGTTTTTGAAGATTTCTTTTTTCTACTACATATGGAGCAGGGCTTGCAGGAAAAAAGCTTGAAAATGATATTTCAAGCAGCTTTGTGTCTTTTATTTGACTTATTTCTCCTATGCCCAGTACATGTGTTGTTTCATTATTACTCTTTGAACTTATCTCTATTTCTTCGGGTAATACTGGTATTTTAATTTCTGTAGCATCATATTTTAAAAAAATATTATATTCCATATTAACACCCTCTTACTAATAAGCAAGCTCTGTACTAACTGCTATTTGTTCACAGAGTATTTGCTCTAATTTCTTTGCAACTTGGTCTACGTCTGCTGTTTCTTTTACGTCACCAAATTCGATTTTGATATTTGGAGCAAGTGTTGCATACTTATTGACAGCTTCTGATGTAGCTAAATCTCGAAGAAGTTCTATGTCTTCTTCTGCCATGCTGTCATCATTCTCTACATTTGAAACTGTACCAACATTAAACTCTCCATTTTGCGGTGGTGCTACTTCTAATGGTTCTGGCATTTCTAATTTTTCTTTTTCAAGCTCCATCGGGTCAAAGCCTAAATCTTCAAGTACATCTTTTTGCTCTTTCTTTTTAAATGCATCATTTGATAATTTATCAATATGCATACCTTCAAACTTATCACCTATTATAGGTATATGTGATAATTTTTCAAGCAGACAGTTAATTCCACCAATTATTGCATTGATAAATTTTATTACTCCTAATCTAACACAATCAAATTTCTTAACCAATCCAACTAATAATCCAATTACAGCAGTGACAGCTATTATAACTAGACCTATTGGTCCTAAAGCGAGCTTATCTACTGTCATCTTTTTAATCATAGTTGGAATAGCTTTAACTTGCTTAAACATTTTATCTTTCTCTTCAAATAACATTTTTAATTTCAATATTCCCATATATGCAAGCATTGCTGCTACTGCTGAATATATCAATGGTGATAAAAATGTAAATATATTTGCTAAGAAGCTTAATGGTACTATCAAATAAGATAAAACTGTGCCAAGGAAACCTGCATAAGTAGCTAATGCCTCGAAAAATGGAGCCAGTGCCGTATCTTTTA is a genomic window containing:
- a CDS encoding LysM peptidoglycan-binding domain-containing protein produces the protein MEYNIFLKYDATEIKIPVLPEEIEISSKSNNETTHVLGIGEISQIKDTKLLEISFSSFFPASPAPYVVEKRNLQKPSYYIDFIEKIRSDKKPVELSISGMYDIDIPATIEKFDRSEKGGQPGDIYYNISFKEYKDYKVKEVDIKNVEKDGETQTLIEEKSQRDSQKSIPKTYTVKKGDSLWKIAKKELGNGSKWEEIAKLNNLKANYVIHPGQVLKLN